The following are encoded in a window of Nitrospira sp. genomic DNA:
- a CDS encoding TolC family protein, which translates to MTRLVLIVFVLLGLLVGQAPVPAGAAPDEPKTARPLPPIPLSLNEVLAWVDRSHPLLKGAGTEKIAARGKLLKALGAFEPVLGNALEVERFTPSAQAQAGIRNTQTAGFNDTFLEMLHPSGFKGLAGFRQGFGTTAITVPDLSLGNGGQLLMGASMPLLRGFMVNPENAELQRSGLADPRAEIEIAQTRQDLFLAAAGQYWDWVAAWKLVDVQQRALKVAEDRFKQIEERAKTGLSAPLDAVEANQEVQRRREILIAATRGVEQEQYKLSLFLWENGAPMAPAGRRVPDFQKPVPLPMPEAVKADRLAARARRPEVLAVGVEAKINNIDLELAKNNLLPSLDLTAQPVRQPQQYVLGLGYSGEAVLRIPFLQRKARGEVLEAQGKADRLVLTQLFREQQVLVDVDNALSAVERAKQRIDAAQQSLQLAKTLEEGERFRFGLGATSVLFVNLRERLAVDSENQYLRALADYQKALALYQWAIGAWSPVNASATMPVTYRPMSQP; encoded by the coding sequence ATGACACGTCTCGTCCTCATCGTTTTTGTGCTGCTCGGTCTGCTGGTCGGCCAGGCGCCCGTGCCGGCCGGCGCGGCGCCCGACGAGCCCAAAACGGCCAGGCCGCTGCCGCCGATTCCGCTCAGCCTCAACGAAGTACTGGCCTGGGTGGACCGGTCCCATCCGCTGTTGAAGGGGGCCGGCACGGAAAAAATCGCCGCCCGCGGCAAGCTGCTCAAAGCCCTCGGTGCGTTCGAACCGGTCCTCGGCAACGCGCTGGAGGTCGAACGGTTCACGCCGTCCGCGCAGGCCCAGGCCGGCATCAGAAACACGCAGACGGCCGGGTTCAACGATACGTTTCTCGAAATGCTGCACCCCTCCGGCTTCAAGGGCCTCGCCGGTTTCCGTCAGGGGTTCGGCACCACGGCGATCACGGTTCCCGACTTGAGTCTCGGCAACGGCGGCCAGCTGTTGATGGGCGCCAGCATGCCCCTGCTGCGCGGATTCATGGTGAACCCCGAAAACGCCGAGCTGCAGCGTTCCGGATTGGCCGATCCACGCGCCGAAATCGAAATCGCGCAGACCCGCCAGGATCTGTTCCTGGCCGCGGCCGGACAATACTGGGACTGGGTGGCCGCGTGGAAATTGGTGGACGTGCAGCAACGGGCCCTCAAGGTGGCCGAGGACCGCTTCAAGCAGATCGAGGAACGCGCCAAGACGGGTCTTTCCGCCCCGCTGGACGCCGTCGAGGCGAACCAGGAAGTGCAGCGCCGGCGGGAAATCCTCATCGCCGCGACGCGCGGCGTTGAACAGGAACAATATAAATTGTCGCTCTTCCTCTGGGAGAACGGCGCGCCGATGGCGCCGGCGGGCAGGCGCGTGCCGGACTTCCAGAAACCGGTCCCGCTCCCGATGCCTGAAGCCGTCAAGGCCGACAGGCTGGCCGCACGGGCGCGCCGGCCGGAAGTGCTGGCCGTGGGCGTCGAAGCCAAGATCAACAACATCGATCTTGAATTGGCGAAGAACAATCTGCTGCCCAGCCTGGATCTGACGGCACAGCCGGTCCGGCAGCCCCAGCAATACGTGCTCGGATTGGGCTACTCGGGAGAAGCGGTCCTGCGGATTCCGTTCCTGCAACGCAAGGCCCGCGGCGAGGTGCTCGAGGCGCAGGGCAAGGCCGACCGGCTGGTGCTGACCCAGTTGTTTCGCGAACAACAAGTACTCGTGGACGTAGACAACGCGCTCTCCGCCGTGGAACGCGCCAAGCAGCGCATTGATGCCGCGCAGCAGTCGTTGCAACTGGCAAAAACGCTGGAGGAGGGCGAGCGGTTCCGGTTCGGCCTCGGCGCCACCAGCGTGCTGTTCGTGAATTTGCGTGAGCGGCTGGCGGTGGATTCTGAAAACCAGTATCTCCGCGCACTGGCCGATTACCAGAAGGCCCTGGCCCTGTATCAGTGGGCCATCGGCGCCTGGAGCCCGGTGAATGCCTCGGCTACCATGCCGGTCACGTATCGGCCGATGTCGCAGCCCTAA
- a CDS encoding ATP-binding cassette domain-containing protein: MESSDAHTPLTARGLFQSTLSRVWFYYGIERKFLVLLFTYALAIGIFNLIVPLTVQELVNTFAYAVQPLMALTLATVMVVTLLFIGMFRVRQTDALENHGQRLFSRTMLALAKELPYLRDTNRISKSVNYLLEAEYFDRALYAFLIDFMNMVVGGFVGVALLTTYHPFFLLYSMIVIAGFTGVLTIMTRGGLRVTLAMSDHKYEVLHWFQDLARNILHLRSSASPTFLAQRANELLVPYLHARKMRTNILTYTQFKSAVIWQAVVHSGMIALGGYLLSSGQITLGQFVASEVIITGMVNNSETVARRMYSVFYAFTALHKLGALFSTPRDTHFEQAHLSLPDVGIHGIRLTCKGVGFAYPNSPPVFRDFTLEVAPGEKVAVIAANSVGKTTLACVLAGLHTPTSGFIQYNGVDLRDLDIHALNNCRGLILDSQLTLLDGTLEDNIAMGRPVSYDDIKWALRFVDMEDEVEALPLALRTPTHGGGKEFTSSQMLRLLVARAIVTRPQLLILDGTLHNMLPVLRETILRRLCSKEEPWSVIFVSNDPTLSAHVDRRIVME; this comes from the coding sequence ATGGAATCATCGGACGCGCACACGCCGCTTACCGCCCGCGGGCTGTTTCAGTCGACGCTGTCCCGCGTGTGGTTTTATTACGGGATCGAGCGGAAATTTCTGGTCCTGCTCTTCACCTACGCCCTGGCCATCGGCATCTTCAACCTGATCGTGCCCCTGACGGTCCAGGAACTGGTCAACACCTTCGCCTATGCCGTCCAGCCTCTCATGGCCTTGACGCTGGCAACGGTCATGGTCGTGACCCTCCTGTTCATCGGCATGTTCCGTGTCCGGCAGACCGACGCGTTGGAGAACCACGGGCAGCGCCTGTTCAGCCGCACGATGCTGGCGCTGGCGAAGGAACTGCCGTACCTCCGCGACACCAACCGCATCTCGAAATCCGTGAACTACCTGCTGGAAGCCGAATATTTCGACCGGGCGTTGTACGCCTTTCTGATCGACTTCATGAACATGGTGGTGGGCGGATTCGTCGGCGTGGCGTTGTTGACCACCTATCACCCCTTCTTTCTCCTGTACAGCATGATCGTCATCGCCGGATTCACCGGCGTGCTGACGATCATGACGCGCGGGGGGCTGCGCGTCACGCTGGCCATGTCCGATCACAAATACGAGGTGCTCCACTGGTTCCAGGACCTGGCCCGGAACATTCTCCACCTCAGAAGTTCCGCGAGCCCGACGTTCCTCGCGCAGCGCGCGAACGAGCTGCTCGTCCCCTACCTACACGCCCGCAAGATGCGGACCAACATCCTCACCTACACGCAGTTCAAGTCGGCCGTCATCTGGCAGGCCGTCGTCCACAGCGGCATGATCGCCCTCGGCGGCTACCTGCTGTCCTCCGGCCAGATCACGCTCGGACAATTCGTCGCCTCGGAAGTCATCATCACGGGCATGGTCAACAATTCCGAAACGGTCGCCCGGCGGATGTATTCCGTGTTCTACGCGTTCACTGCGCTCCACAAACTGGGAGCCCTCTTCTCCACCCCGCGGGACACGCATTTCGAACAGGCGCATCTCAGCCTGCCGGACGTCGGGATCCACGGCATCCGGCTGACGTGCAAGGGCGTGGGCTTCGCCTACCCGAATTCGCCGCCGGTCTTCCGGGACTTCACCCTGGAGGTGGCGCCGGGAGAAAAGGTGGCCGTCATCGCCGCCAACAGCGTCGGGAAAACCACGCTGGCCTGCGTGCTGGCCGGCTTGCACACGCCGACCAGTGGATTCATCCAGTACAACGGCGTGGACTTGCGCGACTTGGACATCCACGCCCTGAACAACTGCCGCGGCCTGATTCTGGATTCGCAGCTCACCCTGTTGGACGGCACGCTGGAGGATAACATCGCCATGGGCCGCCCGGTGTCCTACGACGACATCAAATGGGCGCTGCGATTCGTCGACATGGAGGACGAAGTGGAAGCCCTTCCGCTGGCGCTGCGCACGCCGACCCACGGAGGGGGCAAGGAATTCACGAGCAGCCAGATGCTGCGCCTGCTCGTCGCGCGCGCGATCGTGACGCGGCCTCAGTTGCTGATCCTCGACGGCACCCTGCACAACATGCTTCCCGTGCTTCGTGAAACCATTTTGCGCCGTCTCTGCAGCAAGGAAGAGCCCTGGTCGGTGATCTTCGTCTCCAACGATCCGACGCTTTCGGCCCACGTGGACCGGCGGATCGTCATGGAGTGA
- a CDS encoding LEA type 2 family protein — protein MEKSQRARVAGAIPDIEEDGRPEGRRMRRLVRCTTTALLALALVSGCRTVEGLTTKPEVQSVTVVVTGVDLRGMTLRLDVALKNPGEGELTIDGYEYAVQLEGQPFVSGQSHERVELRPRGTARVVVPVELVWADLQNTLARLTGRGAAAYTLALSLLIETPVGTFRVPLKKDGCLPLLPTGKPSCRSSQ, from the coding sequence ATGGAAAAATCTCAGCGAGCGCGAGTGGCAGGAGCTATCCCTGACATTGAAGAAGACGGCCGTCCGGAAGGACGACGCATGAGGCGACTCGTTCGTTGCACGACCACGGCGCTGCTCGCCCTGGCGCTGGTATCCGGTTGCCGGACGGTGGAAGGCCTGACGACGAAGCCGGAGGTGCAATCGGTGACCGTCGTCGTCACCGGAGTCGATCTGCGCGGGATGACCCTGCGCCTCGATGTCGCCCTGAAGAATCCTGGCGAGGGCGAGCTCACGATCGACGGCTATGAGTACGCCGTGCAGCTCGAAGGCCAGCCGTTTGTCTCAGGCCAATCCCACGAGCGGGTCGAGCTGCGCCCGCGGGGCACCGCGCGCGTGGTGGTCCCTGTCGAACTGGTCTGGGCCGATCTGCAGAACACGCTGGCGCGGCTCACGGGCCGCGGCGCCGCCGCCTACACGCTGGCGCTTTCGCTGCTCATCGAGACACCCGTCGGGACGTTCCGGGTGCCTCTCAAAAAAGACGGCTGCCTGCCGCTGCTTCCAACGGGCAAGCCGTCCTGCCGGAGTTCTCAGTAA
- a CDS encoding pseudouridine synthase translates to MNKFFTQQGIASRREADQWIESGRVTINGRVAKLGDRVQPGDTVLRDGTVIPWGNKPVYIKFHKPLGVTTTCERDVPDNIIAYIGHVQRIFPIGRLDKDSSGLILLTNDGQIVNQILRAEHGHEKEYLVQVDRPFDQTLLARMAAGVVILDKKTKPCTITRRGPREFRIILTEGRNRQIRRMCEALGYRVTALHRIRVMNITIEGLAVGQWKNLSEREWQELSLTLKKTAVRKDDA, encoded by the coding sequence ATCAACAAGTTCTTCACGCAACAGGGCATCGCCTCGCGGCGCGAGGCCGACCAGTGGATCGAATCGGGGCGCGTCACGATCAACGGCCGTGTGGCCAAACTCGGCGACCGCGTCCAGCCCGGGGACACTGTTCTCCGAGACGGCACGGTCATCCCGTGGGGCAACAAACCGGTCTACATCAAATTCCACAAGCCCCTTGGCGTGACTACCACCTGCGAGCGAGACGTGCCGGATAACATCATCGCCTACATTGGGCACGTGCAGCGGATTTTCCCCATCGGGCGGCTCGACAAAGATTCCTCCGGGCTCATTCTACTCACGAACGACGGCCAGATCGTCAATCAAATCCTCCGGGCCGAGCACGGGCATGAGAAGGAATACCTCGTGCAGGTCGACCGGCCGTTCGATCAGACATTGCTCGCGCGCATGGCCGCGGGCGTGGTGATCCTGGATAAAAAGACCAAACCCTGTACGATCACCCGGCGTGGGCCGCGGGAGTTCCGCATCATTCTTACGGAGGGGCGCAACCGGCAGATCCGCCGCATGTGCGAGGCGCTGGGCTATCGCGTCACAGCACTGCATCGCATCCGTGTCATGAACATCACGATCGAGGGGTTGGCCGTTGGGCAATGGAAAAATCTCAGCGAGCGCGAGTGGCAGGAGCTATCCCTGACATTGAAGAAGACGGCCGTCCGGAAGGACGACGCATGA
- the speB gene encoding agmatinase: protein MSVPAGWLGQDRNFLGIGDPWCDPAQAGVYVLPAPYEHTSSYILGSDKGPSAIIEASQQVELYDEILDTEIYQKWGGVATKAPLDLAGKVDKAAVDAIEAYVAPHVKPGRLLVTLTGEHTGALGAIRAHAKQWPDLCVVQIDAHGDLRKAYQDNPYSHASVMARVVQDGLPLVQVGIRSISPEEMQTIRHTKTISTFFAWQICDPGGPYKGQAARWVPAVVKACQGRPVYLTFDCDGLDASLIPALGTPEPGGLGWYETLALVTALAEGPGIVGMDVSEIAPIDGFAAPQFAIARLIYRILGRIRAGQQRTRGAKRAR, encoded by the coding sequence ATGTCGGTGCCGGCTGGCTGGCTTGGCCAGGATCGGAACTTTCTCGGCATCGGCGACCCCTGGTGCGATCCCGCGCAGGCCGGGGTCTACGTGCTGCCGGCGCCCTACGAACACACGTCCAGCTACATTCTCGGATCGGACAAAGGCCCCTCCGCGATCATCGAAGCCTCCCAGCAGGTCGAGCTCTATGATGAAATCCTCGACACGGAGATCTATCAGAAGTGGGGTGGCGTTGCGACAAAGGCGCCGCTCGATCTCGCGGGCAAGGTGGACAAGGCGGCGGTGGACGCCATTGAGGCCTACGTTGCGCCACACGTAAAGCCGGGCCGACTGCTCGTCACGCTCACGGGCGAGCACACCGGCGCGCTCGGCGCAATCCGTGCGCACGCGAAACAGTGGCCGGATCTCTGTGTCGTGCAAATCGACGCGCACGGCGATCTGCGCAAGGCCTACCAGGACAATCCCTACAGCCACGCGAGCGTGATGGCCCGTGTCGTGCAGGATGGCTTGCCGCTTGTGCAGGTCGGCATCCGCTCCATTTCGCCAGAGGAAATGCAGACCATCCGCCACACCAAAACCATCAGCACGTTTTTCGCCTGGCAGATTTGTGATCCGGGCGGGCCGTACAAGGGGCAGGCGGCGAGATGGGTGCCAGCGGTCGTCAAGGCTTGCCAGGGGCGGCCAGTCTATCTCACCTTCGACTGCGACGGGCTCGACGCCTCGCTGATTCCCGCGCTGGGCACGCCGGAGCCAGGCGGCCTCGGGTGGTACGAGACGCTGGCGCTAGTAACAGCATTGGCCGAGGGGCCTGGCATCGTCGGTATGGATGTCAGCGAGATCGCGCCGATCGACGGCTTCGCCGCGCCGCAGTTCGCCATCGCGCGGCTGATCTATCGCATCCTCGGCCGCATTCGTGCCGGCCAGCAGCGGACGCGGGGCGCCAAGCGCGCGCGGTGA
- a CDS encoding arginine decarboxylase, pyruvoyl-dependent, with protein sequence MVPTHMFLTRGVGVHREKLASFEEALRSAGVAYCNLVSVSSIYPPNCKIIPRSRGEKLLNPGEITHCVMARSETNERNRLISASIGLAIPTDRRTYGYLSEHHAYGETDEESGEYTEDLAAQMLATTLGIEFDPDIAWKEREQVFKMGGKIVRSVNITQSAIGKANRWTTVVALAVFIPLENLPQTARKR encoded by the coding sequence ATGGTTCCTACGCATATGTTCCTGACCAGAGGGGTGGGCGTCCACCGGGAAAAGTTGGCGTCATTCGAGGAAGCGTTGCGCAGCGCGGGTGTGGCCTACTGCAACCTCGTCAGCGTGTCCTCCATTTATCCGCCCAATTGCAAAATCATTCCGCGCAGCCGAGGCGAAAAATTGCTCAACCCCGGCGAAATCACGCATTGCGTGATGGCGCGCTCGGAAACCAACGAACGCAACCGGCTCATCTCCGCCTCCATCGGTCTGGCCATTCCGACCGACCGACGCACCTACGGCTATCTGTCGGAGCATCACGCCTACGGTGAGACGGACGAGGAGTCGGGCGAGTACACGGAAGACCTGGCCGCACAGATGCTGGCGACCACGCTAGGCATCGAGTTCGATCCCGACATCGCCTGGAAGGAACGCGAGCAGGTGTTCAAGATGGGCGGCAAGATCGTGCGCTCGGTGAACATTACCCAGTCCGCGATCGGCAAGGCCAACCGGTGGACGACCGTCGTCGCGCTGGCTGTGTTCATTCCGCTGGAGAATCTTCCGCAGACCGCGCGCAAGAGGTAA
- a CDS encoding aldehyde dehydrogenase family protein: protein MGSARPFLIGAQWRSTATTATIRNPYHGQAIADICLAGKTEADDAIAAAAAAAPVMRALPAHVRAAALLKIAQLLTARQEEIARTMTAESGKPITDARREVGRAGQTFTIAAEEAKRLSGDVIPMDLTPGMERHVGISRRVPIGPVLGITPFNFPLNLVAHKIAPCFAAGNPMVLKPAPQTPLTALLLAEIVLETDLPPGVLSVVPCENAVAEQMVADERFKVVSFTGSAAVGWMLKAKSGKKRVLLELGGNAGVIVEPDADVELAAARCAVGGYAYSGQTCISVQRIFAHESVYDRFVDSLVAKVQALPSGDPAQEATVIGPLIDEAAAKRVEQWIQEAVAQGARLLTGGRRAGSVVEATVLVDVTPAMKVSCREVFGPVVTVSRYKTFASALASLNDSDYGLQAGVFTHNVDRIFRAYCDLEVGAVLANEIPTFRADHMPYGGVKNSGLGREGVRYAIEEMTELKMLVLNLRDV from the coding sequence GTGGGATCTGCACGCCCCTTTCTAATCGGCGCCCAGTGGCGCAGCACGGCAACTACTGCCACCATCCGCAATCCGTATCATGGACAGGCGATCGCCGACATCTGCCTGGCCGGCAAGACTGAGGCGGACGACGCCATTGCCGCGGCCGCGGCCGCCGCGCCGGTGATGCGCGCGCTGCCGGCGCACGTGCGTGCGGCCGCGTTGCTGAAAATTGCCCAGTTGCTGACCGCTCGTCAGGAGGAGATTGCGCGCACGATGACAGCAGAATCCGGCAAGCCGATCACCGACGCGCGACGCGAAGTGGGCCGCGCGGGGCAGACCTTTACGATCGCTGCGGAGGAGGCCAAGCGGCTGTCGGGCGATGTGATCCCAATGGATCTGACGCCCGGGATGGAGCGGCATGTAGGCATCAGCCGCCGTGTGCCCATCGGCCCGGTGCTCGGCATCACGCCGTTTAATTTTCCGCTCAATCTCGTCGCGCACAAAATTGCGCCCTGTTTCGCCGCTGGCAATCCGATGGTGCTCAAGCCGGCTCCGCAGACGCCGCTCACGGCGCTGCTGCTGGCCGAGATCGTTCTGGAAACGGACTTGCCGCCGGGCGTATTGAGCGTCGTGCCCTGCGAGAATGCGGTGGCCGAGCAGATGGTGGCGGATGAGCGGTTCAAGGTTGTCAGTTTCACCGGCAGCGCAGCGGTCGGCTGGATGCTCAAGGCGAAGAGTGGTAAGAAGCGCGTGCTGCTTGAGCTGGGCGGCAACGCCGGCGTGATCGTGGAGCCGGATGCGGACGTCGAACTCGCGGCGGCCCGGTGCGCCGTCGGTGGCTACGCCTATTCGGGCCAGACCTGCATTTCCGTCCAGCGCATCTTCGCGCACGAATCGGTCTATGACCGATTCGTCGACTCGTTGGTGGCAAAGGTCCAGGCGCTGCCATCCGGCGATCCGGCGCAGGAGGCAACGGTGATTGGACCGTTGATCGACGAGGCGGCTGCCAAGCGCGTGGAGCAGTGGATTCAGGAAGCGGTGGCGCAGGGGGCGCGCTTGCTCACGGGCGGGCGGCGGGCCGGCAGCGTTGTCGAGGCGACGGTGCTCGTAGACGTGACGCCAGCGATGAAGGTGTCCTGCCGGGAAGTGTTCGGGCCGGTGGTCACCGTGTCGCGCTACAAGACGTTTGCGTCCGCGCTGGCCTCCCTCAACGACTCGGACTACGGACTCCAGGCCGGCGTGTTCACGCACAATGTCGATCGGATCTTCCGTGCCTACTGCGACCTGGAGGTCGGCGCGGTGCTGGCGAACGAAATTCCGACCTTCCGCGCCGACCACATGCCCTATGGCGGCGTGAAGAACTCCGGGCTGGGGCGCGAGGGCGTTCGCTACGCGATCGAGGAAATGACGGAGCTGAAAATGCTGGTACTGAATCTGCGGGATGTCTGA
- a CDS encoding deoxyhypusine synthase, producing the protein MKPREFHDGAEDGLEALEPLNPDNIKTFADLLGAMRKTAFGGRRVGEAYEVLSAMIEDPDCTVVMTLSGAMTIAKMGRIIATMIDRGMVHVIVSTGALIAHGLSESVGKTHYRYDPDVSDEELFEKGYNRVYDTLEMEANLNYVEHVVGQTLKRIDTTQPMSSELLTREVGKTLVDEFEGIGILKSAYQKKVPVYIPAFTDSEMGLDVATWAMQQNLDRARSESKTGGDLGVLRALHTHRPQFNPFLDLNSYTEKLLSAKRLGIFTIGGGVPRNWAQQVAPYVEIGNLRLGLDVKPPRFQYCVRICPEPDYWGGLSGCTYKEGISWGKFIPAEEGGRFAEVLSDATVVWPLLLMGLLEKFGTKRKPS; encoded by the coding sequence ATGAAGCCACGTGAGTTTCATGACGGCGCCGAGGATGGCCTCGAAGCCCTCGAACCGCTCAACCCAGACAACATCAAAACCTTTGCCGATCTGCTGGGCGCGATGCGCAAGACCGCGTTTGGCGGCCGCCGCGTGGGCGAGGCCTACGAGGTGCTCAGCGCGATGATCGAGGATCCGGACTGCACCGTTGTCATGACGCTGTCTGGCGCGATGACCATCGCCAAGATGGGCCGGATCATCGCCACGATGATCGACCGCGGCATGGTGCACGTGATCGTCTCCACCGGCGCGCTCATCGCCCACGGGCTCAGCGAATCGGTGGGGAAAACGCATTACCGCTACGATCCGGACGTCAGCGACGAAGAGCTGTTTGAGAAAGGCTACAACCGCGTCTACGACACGCTCGAGATGGAAGCAAATCTCAACTATGTCGAGCACGTCGTTGGGCAGACACTCAAGCGCATCGACACGACCCAGCCCATGTCCTCGGAACTGCTCACGCGCGAAGTCGGCAAGACGCTGGTGGATGAGTTCGAGGGCATTGGGATTCTCAAGAGCGCGTATCAGAAGAAAGTGCCTGTCTACATCCCGGCTTTCACCGACTCTGAGATGGGGCTCGATGTGGCGACCTGGGCCATGCAACAGAATCTCGATCGGGCTCGTAGCGAGAGTAAGACGGGCGGTGACCTCGGCGTGCTACGCGCGCTGCATACCCACCGGCCGCAGTTCAATCCGTTCCTCGACCTCAACAGCTACACGGAGAAACTGCTTTCTGCAAAGCGGCTTGGGATTTTCACGATCGGCGGCGGCGTGCCGCGCAACTGGGCGCAGCAGGTGGCCCCCTACGTGGAGATCGGCAATCTGCGACTTGGCCTGGACGTCAAGCCACCGCGCTTCCAGTACTGCGTACGCATCTGCCCCGAGCCAGACTATTGGGGCGGGCTGAGCGGCTGCACGTATAAAGAAGGCATCTCCTGGGGCAAATTCATTCCTGCAGAGGAAGGCGGCCGCTTTGCGGAAGTGCTGAGCGACGCCACGGTGGTCTGGCCGCTGCTGTTGATGGGCCTGCTGGAAAAATTCGGCACGAAGCGTAAACCCTCCTAA
- a CDS encoding glutamine--tRNA ligase/YqeY domain fusion protein: protein MTTPDSTAPTNFIREIVAQDLASGRCTRVVTRFPPEPNGYLHIGHAKSICLNFGLAIEYKGICYLRFDDTNPETEDPEYVQAIQDDVRWLGFAWPGKMLYASNYFDTLYAFAVTLINKGKAYVDSSSAEDIRTHRGTLTEPGQDSPHRTRSVEENLDLFQRMKAGEFVDGAHVLRAKIDMASPNINLRDPVLYRIRKAVHYRTGNQWCIYPSYDFAHPLSDALEGITHSICTLEFEDHRPLYNWVVAECEAPSCPQQIEFARLNLPGTVMSKRRLLELVGKKLVSGWDDPRLPTIKGLRRRGYTPEALRTFCEHIGVAKRDATIEMALLEHFIRTDLNKRALRVMAVLKPLKIVIENYPEGQVEELEAVNNPEDARAGTRKVPFARTIYIEQEDFREVPPPKYFRLSPGTEVRLRYAYIIKCESLVTNERGEVIEVRCTYDPGTRSGGPQANRKVKATIHWVSAKHALDAEIRLYDTLLKTDLAKVPPDHDLTLYLNPQSLEKLTGCKVEPSLLNGKIGDRYQFERQGYFCVDSDTTKGLLTFNRTVPLRDTWAKIEKTQQDG from the coding sequence ATGACGACGCCCGACTCCACCGCACCGACGAATTTCATCCGCGAGATCGTCGCGCAGGACCTCGCATCCGGCCGGTGCACGCGCGTCGTCACGCGCTTTCCGCCGGAGCCGAACGGTTATCTGCACATCGGCCACGCGAAGTCCATCTGCCTGAACTTCGGCCTCGCGATCGAGTACAAGGGCATCTGCTATCTGCGCTTCGACGACACGAATCCCGAAACCGAAGATCCGGAATACGTGCAGGCCATTCAGGACGACGTGCGCTGGCTGGGTTTCGCCTGGCCCGGCAAGATGCTTTACGCCTCAAACTACTTCGACACGCTCTACGCGTTTGCCGTCACGCTGATCAACAAGGGCAAGGCTTACGTGGACAGCTCATCGGCGGAGGATATTCGCACGCACCGGGGCACGCTCACCGAGCCGGGCCAGGACAGCCCGCACCGCACCCGCTCGGTCGAGGAAAACCTGGACTTGTTCCAGCGTATGAAGGCCGGCGAATTCGTTGACGGCGCCCACGTCCTGCGCGCGAAAATCGACATGGCCTCACCGAACATCAACCTGCGCGATCCGGTGCTGTACCGCATCCGCAAGGCCGTACATTACCGGACCGGTAATCAATGGTGCATCTATCCGTCCTATGATTTTGCGCATCCGCTCTCGGATGCGCTGGAAGGGATCACCCATTCCATTTGCACGCTAGAGTTCGAGGATCACCGGCCGCTCTACAACTGGGTGGTGGCTGAATGCGAGGCGCCGAGCTGCCCGCAGCAAATCGAGTTCGCGCGACTGAATCTCCCCGGCACCGTCATGAGCAAACGGCGGCTGCTGGAACTGGTTGGCAAGAAACTGGTCAGCGGGTGGGATGATCCGCGCCTGCCCACGATCAAGGGTCTGCGCCGGCGCGGCTACACGCCAGAAGCCCTCCGGACGTTTTGCGAGCATATCGGCGTGGCCAAACGCGATGCGACCATCGAGATGGCCCTGCTCGAACATTTTATCCGCACAGACCTCAATAAGCGCGCCCTGCGCGTCATGGCCGTGCTCAAACCGCTGAAAATCGTGATTGAAAATTACCCCGAAGGTCAAGTCGAGGAGCTGGAGGCAGTGAACAACCCGGAAGATGCACGCGCCGGCACGCGAAAGGTCCCCTTCGCCCGCACCATTTACATTGAGCAGGAGGATTTCCGAGAAGTCCCGCCACCGAAATATTTTCGTCTATCCCCCGGCACAGAAGTGCGTCTCCGTTACGCTTACATTATTAAATGCGAGAGCCTGGTGACGAACGAGCGCGGCGAGGTCATCGAAGTTCGGTGCACCTACGATCCAGGCACGAGGAGCGGAGGCCCACAGGCGAACCGCAAGGTCAAGGCGACCATTCACTGGGTATCGGCCAAGCATGCACTCGACGCTGAGATTCGGCTCTACGACACGCTGCTCAAGACCGATCTCGCCAAGGTCCCGCCAGACCATGATTTGACGCTCTATCTTAATCCCCAATCATTAGAGAAACTGACCGGCTGCAAAGTCGAACCAAGTCTCTTGAATGGAAAAATCGGCGACCGGTATCAGTTTGAACGGCAGGGGTACTTTTGTGTGGATTCAGATACGACAAAAGGCCTGCTCACCTTCAACCGCACCGTGCCCCTCCGCGATACCTGGGCAAAAATCGAAAAGACGCAGCAGGACGGCTGA